From Nycticebus coucang isolate mNycCou1 chromosome 6, mNycCou1.pri, whole genome shotgun sequence, the proteins below share one genomic window:
- the LOC128588643 gene encoding olfactory receptor 11H6-like: MSFSEDSNISGSVSEFILLGFPCRREIQILLFVVFSLIYLLTLLGNTSIICAVWSSRKLHTPMYILLANFSFLEICYVSSDVPKMLANLISQTKSISYAGCLLQFHFFFSMCVAEGYFLSVMSFDRFLAICRPLHYPTIMTHHRCAQFVIFCWVGGFLSMLMPAVLMSQVPFCGPNIIDHFFCDLGPLLALSCVPVPKTTLTCATASSLIIFITFLYILGSYTLVLRAVLQVPAGSGRNKAFSTCASHFSVVSLFYGSVMVMYVSPGSRSHPETQKFVTLFYCMATPFFNPLIYSLRNKDVKDALKNVLKAPSKEIPKNTEK; encoded by the coding sequence ATGAGTTTCTCAGAAGACAGTAATATCTCTGGGTCTGTGAGTGAGTTCATCCTCCTGGGCTTCCCCTGCCGCAGGGAGATCCAGATCCTCCTCTTTGTGGTCTTCTCCCTCATCTACCTCCTGACCCTCCTGGGGAACACATCCATCATCTGTGCTGTATGGTCAAGCCGGAAGCTCCACACGCCCATGTACATCCTCCTGGCTAACTTCTCCTTCCTGGAGATCTGTTATGTCAGTTCTGATGTGCCCAAAATGTTGGCCAATCTCATCTCCCAGACCAAGAGCATCTCCTATGCTGGCTGTCTGCTCCAGTTCCACTTTTTCTTCTCCATGTGTGTTGCTGAGGGCTACTTTCTTTCTGTGATGTCCTTTGACAGGTTCCTTGCCATCTGTCGACCTTTACACTACCCCACCATCATGACTCACCACCGGTGTGCCCAGTTTGTGATCTTCTGCTGGGTGGGTGGTTTTCTATCAATGCTGATGCCAGCAGTTCTTATGTCCCAAGTGCCCTTCTGTGGCCCTAATATCATTGACCATTTTTTCTGTGACCTGGGACCATTGCTGGCACTGTCCTGTGTCCCAGTTCCCAAAACTACCCTAACTTGTGCTACTGCAAGTTCTCTTATCATCTTCATTACCTTTCTCTACATTCTTGGGTCCTACACCTTAGTTTTGCGAGCTGTACTGCAGGTCCCAGCGGGCTCAGGCAGGAACAAAGCTTTCTCTACATGTGCCTCCCATTTCTCGGTGGTGTCCCTGTTCTATGGTTCTGTCATGGTGATGTACGTGAGTCCAGGCTCCAGGAGCCATCCAGAGACACAAAAATTTGTAACACTGTTTTACTGCATGGCAACCCCATTCTTTAATCCCTTGATCTATAGCCTCCGGAATAAAGATGTGAAAGATGCTCTTAAAAACGTACTGAAAGCACCATCAAAGGAAATAcctaaaaatacagagaaatga